In the Arthrobacter sp. 31Y genome, one interval contains:
- a CDS encoding serine hydrolase domain-containing protein: protein MTTTGAHPPRYGGAAGQPTVDSWQEGPHNRWTFAHLGEMLPTASVTRHFPSAPAAATERLGSLAVPALRQRLEESYTNAFLVLHGNKVIAEYYRPGFAPDDLHLVMSISKSMCGLVLGALVDSGDIVTSARVVDYIPELAGSAYDGPTVQHVLDMVLHLNYSEDYLDPSSEVQTHDRSAGWRTRRDGDPQDTYEFLTTLTGDGTVGRFQYCSANTDVLAWIIERVTGLRYSEALSKYLWSKLDADRDATITVDSSGFGFANGGVSCTARDLARVGRLMLDGGEGPAGRVVSEGWVRSILAGGDHEAMAEASFTGIHPHGSYTRQWWCTGNERGNVTGIGIYGQYLWIDPATDTVVVQLSTWPEPDSGHLHELQNQLLLDVSRSLDKPLAAGESEPQEIPAEETAPESKETAA from the coding sequence ATGACCACCACCGGAGCCCATCCCCCGCGATACGGCGGCGCCGCTGGCCAACCCACCGTGGACTCTTGGCAGGAAGGCCCGCACAACCGCTGGACCTTCGCCCACCTTGGTGAAATGCTGCCGACGGCGTCCGTCACCCGCCACTTCCCGTCCGCCCCGGCTGCGGCTACCGAGCGTTTGGGCTCCCTGGCCGTTCCCGCCCTGAGGCAACGGCTGGAGGAGAGCTACACCAACGCCTTCCTGGTCCTGCACGGCAACAAGGTGATCGCCGAGTACTACCGCCCGGGCTTTGCCCCTGATGACCTGCATCTGGTCATGAGCATTTCGAAGTCGATGTGTGGCTTGGTGCTGGGGGCGTTGGTGGATTCCGGAGACATCGTGACATCCGCCCGCGTTGTTGACTACATCCCCGAACTCGCCGGATCAGCCTACGACGGCCCCACCGTCCAACATGTGCTGGACATGGTTCTTCACCTCAACTACAGCGAGGACTACCTGGACCCGTCCTCCGAGGTGCAGACCCATGACCGCTCGGCCGGCTGGCGCACCCGCCGGGACGGCGATCCCCAGGACACCTACGAGTTCCTCACCACGCTCACAGGCGATGGAACCGTGGGCCGCTTCCAATATTGTTCCGCAAACACCGACGTACTCGCCTGGATCATCGAGCGTGTTACCGGGCTCCGCTACTCAGAGGCCCTGTCCAAGTACTTGTGGTCCAAGCTGGACGCCGACCGGGACGCCACCATCACCGTGGATTCCAGCGGCTTCGGCTTCGCAAACGGCGGAGTCTCCTGCACCGCCCGCGACCTGGCGCGGGTGGGCCGGTTGATGCTCGACGGCGGCGAAGGTCCGGCAGGCCGGGTGGTGTCCGAGGGGTGGGTCCGCAGCATACTCGCTGGCGGAGACCACGAAGCCATGGCCGAGGCTTCCTTCACCGGCATACACCCCCACGGCTCCTACACCCGTCAGTGGTGGTGCACGGGAAACGAGCGCGGCAACGTGACGGGCATAGGGATCTACGGCCAGTACCTCTGGATCGATCCCGCCACCGATACCGTGGTGGTCCAGCTCTCCACTTGGCCGGAACCGGACAGCGGCCACCTCCACGAACTACAGAATCAGCTGCTCCTCGATGTCAGCCGCTCCCTGGATAAGCCCCTCGCAGCAGGCGAATCAGAACCACAAGAAATCCCCGCCGAAGAAACAGCACCGGAAAGCAAGGAAACCGCAGCGTGA
- a CDS encoding serine/threonine-protein kinase, producing the protein MGNNYEAVDPHFPTSGATAGPDRAGTTEILDGRYQLGSLLGRGAMSAVYQAKDLLLGRQVAIKIFLPGSGDESFRARQENEMRLLAAFDHPGLVAAFDAGVDTRNDEERAYLVMELAEGRDLRAVLTDGPLTVPETARIGIRLAGALSQVHEQGVIHRDIKPANILVSDDDGLGQQSVKLADFGVALVMNDHRLTATGFTVGTAQYLSPEQAQGLALTPASDIYSLGLVLLECLTGKAEYPGTPIETASARLHRAPQIPVELPAPLRELLEAMTDMDPEKRPTAHNVEQALAEEGIQSGRRTALLPSTPSRPPLRTPTRRLATVTSLRDFSKRRPKTVRGVAAVAVTIPTALLILSQGLTPTGNTMDPSQPADTGVSQAEPQPATPVVPALPVPPVTADAEPADNGGNAEPVDAGNAEVQPAEVVILQDPAQDSAPAPVPAAVPGQEVANTAKDKSGGKSEKKPEKAKGPGEGK; encoded by the coding sequence GTGGGCAACAACTACGAGGCCGTGGACCCCCATTTCCCCACCTCCGGCGCCACTGCAGGACCTGACCGTGCAGGCACAACTGAAATACTCGATGGCCGCTACCAGCTGGGATCCCTGCTGGGCAGGGGCGCCATGTCCGCCGTCTATCAAGCGAAGGACCTGCTGCTTGGCCGCCAAGTAGCCATAAAAATCTTCTTGCCCGGTTCCGGCGATGAGTCGTTCCGGGCCCGGCAGGAGAACGAAATGCGGCTCCTGGCAGCCTTCGATCACCCGGGACTGGTGGCAGCCTTCGATGCCGGGGTGGATACACGCAACGATGAGGAACGCGCGTATCTGGTCATGGAACTGGCCGAAGGCCGGGACTTGCGCGCGGTGCTGACCGACGGACCACTGACGGTTCCAGAGACCGCCCGGATCGGGATCCGGCTCGCCGGAGCGCTGTCCCAGGTTCACGAACAGGGCGTCATCCACCGAGACATCAAACCGGCCAACATCCTGGTATCCGACGACGACGGACTGGGCCAGCAGTCGGTGAAACTGGCCGACTTCGGCGTCGCCCTGGTCATGAACGATCACCGCCTCACCGCAACAGGCTTCACCGTGGGGACCGCCCAGTACCTCAGCCCCGAGCAGGCCCAGGGGCTGGCGTTGACTCCTGCCAGCGACATCTACTCGCTGGGCCTGGTACTCCTCGAATGCCTCACGGGAAAGGCTGAATACCCGGGAACTCCTATTGAGACCGCATCAGCCCGACTTCACCGCGCGCCGCAGATCCCTGTGGAATTGCCCGCTCCGCTGCGGGAACTGCTCGAAGCGATGACGGACATGGATCCCGAGAAACGCCCCACGGCACACAACGTGGAGCAGGCGCTCGCCGAGGAAGGGATACAGTCCGGGCGAAGGACCGCGCTGCTGCCTTCCACGCCTTCGCGGCCGCCACTGCGCACGCCAACCAGACGGCTGGCCACCGTTACCAGCCTCAGGGACTTCAGCAAACGGCGGCCCAAAACCGTTCGTGGCGTGGCCGCCGTGGCGGTGACCATTCCGACTGCCCTGCTGATCCTCTCCCAGGGACTCACGCCCACAGGCAACACCATGGACCCCTCCCAGCCCGCGGACACGGGTGTTTCGCAGGCCGAGCCGCAGCCGGCGACGCCGGTTGTGCCCGCTCTCCCGGTACCGCCGGTGACCGCGGACGCTGAACCCGCGGATAACGGCGGCAATGCTGAGCCCGTCGATGCTGGTAACGCCGAGGTCCAGCCAGCCGAGGTAGTCATTCTCCAGGACCCGGCGCAGGACAGTGCACCCGCGCCGGTGCCTGCTGCGGTGCCGGGCCAAGAGGTAGCAAACACCGCCAAGGACAAGAGCGGCGGCAAGAGCGAGAAGAAGCCAGAGAAGGCCAAGGGGCCCGGCGAGGGCAAGTAG
- a CDS encoding carbon-nitrogen hydrolase family protein: MRILSIAAIQTNPVPHDLEATWARFEAQAESAKKLGPDVDVIVVPELLLSAPGEFLLPDPEGETRSAAPIPSPLTHRISALARRLNVWLVPGSLLETDNGNTYNTAIAVSPQGEIVARYRKLFPWRPFETTTPGDSFVTFDIPGCGRIGLAICFDGSFPEVARQLAWLGAEVIIQPTLTTTRDRAMEIVMSQANAFANQVYVVNVNGASPCGVGESVIVDPEGTIMQQARGGEEILFAVLDLDRVTQLRRYGTHGINRPWAQLRDQEGLLSFPMFGGAHFQSPDWSASSTAGHHSGVASA; this comes from the coding sequence ATGCGCATCCTGTCCATCGCAGCAATCCAGACCAACCCCGTCCCGCACGATCTCGAAGCCACGTGGGCACGCTTCGAAGCACAGGCCGAGTCAGCCAAGAAGCTCGGCCCCGACGTGGACGTCATCGTGGTTCCGGAACTGCTGCTTTCCGCCCCGGGCGAGTTCCTGCTCCCGGATCCGGAGGGCGAAACCCGTTCCGCTGCCCCCATCCCCAGCCCCCTGACCCACCGCATCTCGGCACTCGCCCGCAGACTTAACGTGTGGCTCGTGCCCGGCTCACTTCTGGAAACGGACAACGGCAACACCTACAACACGGCCATCGCCGTCTCACCTCAAGGCGAGATTGTGGCCCGCTACCGGAAGCTCTTCCCGTGGCGCCCGTTCGAGACCACCACGCCCGGGGATTCCTTTGTCACGTTCGACATCCCCGGCTGTGGACGCATTGGCCTGGCCATCTGCTTCGACGGCAGCTTCCCTGAGGTTGCGAGGCAGCTGGCGTGGCTCGGAGCCGAAGTCATCATCCAGCCCACGCTCACCACCACCCGCGACAGGGCCATGGAGATCGTCATGTCCCAGGCCAACGCCTTCGCCAACCAGGTATATGTGGTGAACGTCAACGGAGCGTCCCCGTGCGGCGTGGGCGAGAGCGTCATCGTGGACCCCGAGGGCACCATCATGCAGCAGGCCCGGGGCGGGGAAGAGATCCTCTTCGCCGTCTTGGATCTGGACCGCGTCACCCAGCTCCGCCGCTACGGAACCCATGGCATCAACCGGCCCTGGGCTCAACTCCGGGACCAGGAGGGCCTGCTGTCCTTCCCGATGTTCGGCGGTGCGCACTTCCAGTCACCGGATTGGAGCGCTTCCAGCACCGCGGGCCACCACAGCGGAGTTGCCTCGGCTTAA
- a CDS encoding purine-cytosine permease family protein — protein MSHPNLTDAVSYPEPLAHPEKRGIELIESSERHGRARDLFPVWAAPNVSVLNFTVGATLILLGMELWQAFLVIIAGSLPWILTGIVATSGPAAGTSGSVITRAIYGIRGNRVVVAFFGWFISAVFLALNWLASSFMGAELLAQIGFTDPVLVPVLVTIIVAAITVLVAVFGHSLILRSYPVVASVLLAIFLLVTAFVLPHVQWGYTAPAPLEGLPLWSAMTIGFAILASSPLSYSNSPDLARYLPKSTKPWHIIAATALGGALPAIFFTSVGALLATGIDTAAMDLGIESALLALLPAWLGPIFVVGVIINTIALNGMTTYTASMAFQSIGVPIRRIPSAVVVGAIGTALTIYLVMSTSLLDAVNLMLQLLVLISGPTMTIFATDVILRRNRYSGDDLFDEQPGSRFWYFGGWHVPGLLAIGLGAAVASLFLTSSVWTGPIAAAMGFLDLSVPVSMVVTAGVYIALTRLAAKRRPTAIPSIEGAAA, from the coding sequence TTGTCCCACCCAAACTTGACCGATGCGGTCAGCTATCCCGAACCCCTTGCCCACCCCGAAAAACGCGGCATTGAACTCATCGAATCGTCCGAACGCCATGGCCGTGCCCGGGACCTGTTCCCGGTGTGGGCCGCCCCAAACGTCAGCGTCCTCAACTTCACGGTGGGCGCCACGCTGATCCTGCTGGGCATGGAGCTCTGGCAGGCTTTCCTGGTCATCATCGCGGGCAGCCTCCCGTGGATCCTCACTGGCATTGTGGCCACCAGTGGCCCAGCGGCAGGCACCTCCGGCTCCGTCATCACGCGCGCCATCTACGGAATCCGAGGGAACAGGGTGGTTGTCGCCTTCTTTGGCTGGTTCATTTCCGCCGTTTTCCTGGCGCTCAACTGGCTCGCGTCCTCGTTCATGGGCGCAGAGCTCCTGGCGCAGATCGGCTTCACCGATCCCGTCCTCGTGCCGGTGCTCGTCACGATTATTGTTGCCGCCATCACCGTGCTGGTGGCCGTGTTCGGCCATAGCCTGATCCTGCGCAGCTACCCCGTGGTTGCCTCGGTGTTGCTTGCAATCTTCCTGCTGGTGACGGCCTTCGTCCTGCCCCATGTGCAATGGGGCTACACGGCTCCTGCACCGTTGGAGGGTCTGCCGCTATGGTCGGCGATGACCATCGGATTCGCCATCCTAGCTTCCTCTCCCCTGTCCTATTCAAATAGCCCGGACCTGGCGCGCTACCTCCCCAAATCCACCAAGCCTTGGCACATCATCGCGGCCACAGCGCTCGGTGGCGCCCTGCCAGCCATCTTCTTCACATCAGTGGGCGCATTGCTCGCAACAGGGATTGACACCGCAGCGATGGATCTTGGCATCGAATCGGCGCTTCTGGCCCTGCTCCCGGCCTGGCTCGGACCCATCTTCGTGGTGGGCGTCATCATCAACACCATCGCACTCAACGGCATGACCACCTACACGGCGAGCATGGCGTTCCAGTCCATCGGCGTACCGATCCGCCGCATCCCCTCGGCGGTGGTAGTTGGAGCGATCGGCACAGCGCTGACCATCTATCTCGTCATGTCCACCAGCCTGCTGGACGCCGTGAACCTCATGCTGCAGCTCTTGGTCCTCATCTCCGGACCCACCATGACCATCTTCGCCACGGACGTCATCCTTCGACGCAACCGCTACAGCGGCGATGACCTCTTTGACGAGCAGCCCGGCAGCCGCTTCTGGTACTTCGGCGGCTGGCACGTCCCCGGCTTGCTCGCCATCGGCCTTGGCGCAGCCGTGGCCTCCCTGTTCCTCACCAGCTCTGTATGGACCGGCCCTATCGCCGCGGCTATGGGCTTCCTGGACCTCTCGGTGCCGGTGTCCATGGTGGTGACAGCCGGGGTCTACATCGCCTTGACGCGCCTCGCCGCGAAACGCCGCCCCACCGCAATCCCCTCCATTGAAGGAGCCGCAGCATGA
- a CDS encoding histidine phosphatase family protein, whose translation MEGMTLTTFALVRHGQTDWNAERRLQGATDIPLNDVGRGQAREAVNFLSDQQWDTVVSSPLSRAAETAEIIAEGLGLKVARLVPELIERSFGPAEGLQAGPELEALRIPGGFRGAETDVAAADRGIAALESLAEEFAGKRVLVVAHGTLIRLTLSRAIGRTLDSVQNAVLNLAHHHVADGWQLEYFNGERVTADVEA comes from the coding sequence ATGGAAGGCATGACCCTCACAACTTTCGCCCTCGTCCGCCACGGCCAAACCGATTGGAACGCGGAGCGCAGGTTGCAAGGGGCCACTGACATCCCGCTCAACGACGTCGGCCGCGGCCAGGCGCGCGAAGCCGTCAACTTCCTGTCGGACCAGCAATGGGACACCGTGGTGTCCTCGCCCCTGAGCCGCGCCGCCGAAACTGCGGAGATCATCGCCGAAGGGCTCGGCCTGAAGGTTGCCCGGCTGGTACCTGAGCTCATAGAGCGCAGCTTCGGTCCCGCCGAAGGACTCCAGGCAGGGCCCGAATTGGAAGCCCTCCGCATCCCGGGCGGCTTCCGTGGCGCCGAAACCGACGTGGCCGCCGCCGACCGCGGCATTGCCGCCTTGGAGTCGTTGGCTGAAGAGTTCGCCGGCAAGCGCGTCCTGGTGGTTGCCCACGGCACATTGATCCGGCTGACACTCAGCCGGGCGATCGGACGCACCCTGGACAGCGTGCAGAACGCGGTACTCAACCTGGCCCATCACCACGTGGCCGACGGCTGGCAGCTGGAGTACTTCAACGGCGAGCGCGTCACGGCTGACGTCGAGGCCTGA
- a CDS encoding TetR family transcriptional regulator, translating to MAKVDKKEIRRQEIVAAAQAVAARDGAEGATLRAIAAEAGMAANAVLYYFGSHAEIIAAAVEASSGRFLEKLAESVDADMSPTARLAAVISAGTTAGLDDDVSRILYEYWPHMLRDTEQRRIQEELTNAQERVYRDIIDAGTRTGEFTPLLDPAKIARTLVAQEDGLVMDVLAGSASSEYVLDLMGSLAAALLGVKAEDLLELIAARGVSAPAP from the coding sequence GTGGCAAAGGTAGACAAGAAGGAAATCCGACGCCAGGAAATCGTGGCTGCAGCCCAGGCCGTGGCTGCCCGTGACGGCGCGGAGGGCGCGACGCTTCGCGCTATTGCAGCAGAGGCGGGCATGGCCGCCAACGCCGTGCTGTACTACTTCGGCAGCCATGCAGAGATCATCGCCGCCGCTGTGGAGGCTTCCTCCGGCAGGTTCCTTGAGAAGCTCGCCGAATCCGTTGATGCCGATATGAGTCCCACGGCCCGGCTCGCCGCGGTTATCAGCGCGGGCACTACTGCCGGGCTGGACGATGACGTCTCCCGGATTCTCTACGAATACTGGCCCCACATGCTCCGCGATACAGAGCAACGGCGGATCCAGGAAGAGCTCACCAACGCACAGGAACGCGTCTACCGGGACATCATCGACGCCGGAACCCGCACCGGCGAGTTCACTCCCCTTCTGGACCCGGCCAAGATCGCCCGGACCCTGGTTGCCCAGGAAGATGGACTGGTGATGGATGTGCTGGCCGGAAGTGCCAGCAGCGAGTACGTGCTTGACCTGATGGGGAGCCTCGCGGCTGCTCTTCTGGGCGTCAAAGCGGAGGACCTGCTCGAGCTCATTGCGGCCCGGGGCGTGTCAGCACCTGCTCCGTAA
- a CDS encoding polysaccharide deacetylase family protein: MQRPAPVRSPFTIPLVVIVFLMAACVPMPLQPSHPLRPGLSAPIAVIGEAPSKIALQGTTVDMTTRTAGATPTVATWQYINGALTLNNKLDARLLSIFDSRAGGRHEPAALPATPGALLAHGVSVSHEIVLATGNMVGSRFVQTTMNDGVRTGLIDEITYEDLSTGVVTDSAALINPGLTGTLRAMLAEAISPTATPTPSTPAPAPTSADDTGLLTAVAFTTRGLLSVTLHRDPATGAALPRSVTVTLNAEATADVVSPAGEALRNAVITGAPFTAPPPAPDGAAHINCELVACAALTYDDGPNAQTTRLLAILDKHQVFATFFQQGGYVRANPSVAKAVAAAGHTIANHTMSHPYLTKLSPAGIVSEVQGARNAIEKATGVVPAYVRPPYGATNKSVAASVGVPQILWDVDSLDWQSKNKAAFLPRIMSLVKPGSVILLHDVHASTVEGQSELITQLKGKGFYLVTLPQLFEGIDLQPGASYKCRGTAPGCVAGR; encoded by the coding sequence ATGCAGCGGCCCGCCCCCGTCCGCTCACCGTTCACGATCCCACTTGTCGTCATCGTGTTCCTCATGGCCGCCTGCGTCCCTATGCCACTGCAGCCAAGCCATCCTCTCCGGCCCGGACTCAGTGCACCCATCGCGGTGATCGGCGAGGCACCGTCCAAGATTGCCCTGCAAGGAACAACCGTGGACATGACGACGCGCACGGCAGGCGCAACACCCACCGTTGCGACGTGGCAGTACATCAACGGGGCCCTGACCTTGAACAACAAGCTCGATGCCCGGCTGCTCAGTATTTTCGACTCCCGTGCCGGCGGACGCCATGAACCCGCGGCGCTGCCGGCCACCCCCGGCGCTCTCCTGGCCCACGGTGTTTCGGTCAGCCATGAAATCGTCCTGGCCACCGGAAACATGGTCGGGTCCAGATTTGTGCAAACAACCATGAACGACGGCGTCCGCACCGGTCTCATCGACGAGATCACTTACGAGGACCTCAGCACAGGCGTTGTCACTGATAGTGCCGCCCTGATCAACCCCGGCCTGACCGGCACCTTGCGGGCAATGCTCGCCGAAGCGATCAGCCCGACCGCCACGCCAACCCCATCCACGCCCGCCCCAGCACCGACTTCCGCTGATGACACCGGGTTGCTCACCGCCGTCGCGTTCACCACGCGCGGGCTCCTCAGCGTCACCCTCCACCGGGACCCCGCAACAGGCGCAGCTCTCCCCCGTTCTGTCACCGTGACCTTGAACGCCGAAGCAACAGCCGACGTCGTTTCGCCAGCAGGTGAGGCTCTTCGCAACGCAGTGATCACCGGCGCACCCTTCACTGCTCCCCCGCCCGCCCCGGACGGCGCAGCTCACATCAACTGCGAGCTCGTGGCCTGCGCTGCACTCACCTACGACGACGGACCCAACGCCCAAACCACCCGCCTCCTGGCGATTCTCGACAAACACCAAGTCTTCGCCACGTTCTTCCAGCAGGGCGGATACGTCAGGGCAAATCCGTCGGTGGCGAAGGCCGTGGCAGCTGCGGGCCACACCATCGCAAACCACACCATGAGCCACCCGTACCTCACCAAACTGTCGCCAGCGGGCATCGTGAGCGAAGTCCAGGGGGCCCGGAACGCCATTGAGAAAGCGACGGGAGTGGTGCCAGCTTATGTGCGGCCACCCTACGGAGCTACCAATAAGTCAGTTGCCGCTTCGGTCGGAGTGCCCCAGATCCTCTGGGATGTGGACTCCTTGGATTGGCAATCGAAGAACAAGGCAGCATTCCTCCCCCGGATCATGAGCCTGGTCAAACCCGGATCCGTCATCCTCCTCCACGACGTCCACGCTTCCACCGTGGAGGGCCAGAGCGAACTCATCACCCAGCTCAAAGGCAAGGGCTTCTACTTGGTCACGCTCCCGCAGCTTTTCGAGGGAATCGACCTGCAGCCGGGCGCATCCTACAAATGCCGCGGCACCGCCCCGGGGTGCGTTGCCGGGCGCTGA
- a CDS encoding APC family permease: MSHPPSPTPLVNEPTPREPTPKHPTPKDPAAPRDPSSKGLKAGSIGIGPTVALGLAAVAPAYSLAVTLGFVVLAVGASTPAAFLLGFVPILFTALAFRDLNKEMPDCGGVFVWITRVFGPVAGWFLGGWVPQMATFIAGAAVAQVATTYLLTFFGLSSIAAEPLAVAAIACGLIVLSAWIAARGIELSAWVQYALIGLQLVALGGFCVAAFTAMATGNATEGAEKPGLDWFNPFASGDMSGLVSGVILCLFIYWGWDALIAVNEETTDRQGTPGKAVVITTVILLVFYVVTATAAVGFAGTASITNPETVSDVLSVLGPQATGSVFGQVIVLAVGLSALAALLTVAVSTPRTWLSMGTYGALPKATTKMHPKRGTPTTSIAWWAAITMAITLGLTAISADFIGLAILSVGLMIAAYYAATALASVVYFAPQMRTSASALILKGILPGLGALLMVGAFAYSAVDMLSPEYAGLSWLGIGSVFWIGIGALCLGLLVTAILRTKLRRFFSGESIPRGNVTTRHHLPSILSSETLSNQTPGKATPSNETEA; encoded by the coding sequence GTGTCACATCCCCCTTCCCCTACCCCGCTCGTGAACGAACCAACACCACGCGAGCCAACACCAAAGCACCCAACACCGAAGGACCCCGCAGCACCACGGGACCCATCGTCCAAAGGCCTGAAAGCCGGATCCATCGGCATTGGTCCCACCGTCGCCCTGGGCCTGGCAGCTGTAGCACCCGCCTACAGCCTGGCCGTGACCCTCGGCTTCGTGGTCCTGGCTGTTGGAGCGAGCACCCCTGCGGCGTTCCTCCTGGGCTTCGTTCCCATCCTGTTTACCGCCCTGGCGTTCCGGGACCTGAACAAGGAGATGCCCGATTGCGGTGGCGTTTTCGTCTGGATCACCCGCGTCTTTGGGCCGGTTGCCGGTTGGTTCCTGGGCGGCTGGGTGCCGCAGATGGCCACGTTCATTGCGGGCGCCGCCGTGGCTCAAGTCGCCACCACGTATCTGCTCACCTTCTTTGGCTTGTCATCGATCGCCGCAGAGCCCCTTGCCGTAGCCGCCATTGCCTGTGGGCTGATCGTCCTGAGCGCATGGATCGCGGCGAGGGGAATCGAACTTTCCGCCTGGGTTCAGTACGCGCTGATTGGCCTCCAACTGGTGGCACTCGGCGGATTCTGCGTCGCGGCCTTCACCGCCATGGCCACAGGCAACGCCACAGAAGGCGCAGAAAAGCCGGGCCTGGACTGGTTCAACCCCTTTGCATCCGGCGACATGTCAGGGCTCGTGTCCGGCGTCATTCTCTGCCTGTTCATTTACTGGGGATGGGATGCCCTGATAGCGGTGAACGAGGAAACCACGGACCGTCAAGGCACCCCCGGCAAGGCTGTGGTGATCACCACCGTCATCCTGCTGGTCTTCTACGTGGTGACGGCTACGGCCGCCGTCGGATTTGCCGGAACTGCGAGCATCACCAATCCCGAAACCGTCTCGGATGTCCTCTCGGTCCTTGGTCCTCAGGCGACAGGGAGCGTGTTTGGCCAGGTCATCGTCCTCGCAGTGGGCCTGTCTGCGTTGGCGGCATTGTTGACAGTAGCCGTGAGCACGCCCAGGACCTGGCTCAGCATGGGCACGTACGGCGCCCTCCCCAAGGCGACCACAAAGATGCACCCAAAGCGTGGAACACCCACCACCTCCATCGCTTGGTGGGCTGCCATCACCATGGCCATAACGTTGGGACTGACAGCAATCAGCGCGGACTTCATCGGCCTGGCCATCCTCTCGGTGGGCCTGATGATCGCTGCGTACTATGCGGCCACAGCCCTGGCCTCCGTGGTGTACTTCGCCCCCCAGATGCGCACTTCCGCATCAGCCCTCATTCTGAAGGGCATCCTCCCTGGCCTCGGTGCACTCCTGATGGTCGGAGCGTTCGCGTATAGCGCCGTGGACATGCTGTCCCCTGAGTACGCGGGGCTTTCCTGGCTGGGAATTGGTTCGGTGTTCTGGATCGGGATCGGCGCGCTGTGCCTGGGATTGCTGGTCACCGCGATCCTAAGGACCAAGCTACGCCGCTTCTTTTCCGGCGAATCCATCCCTCGCGGAAACGTCACCACCCGCCACCACCTTCCATCCATTCTCAGCAGCGAAACTCTCAGCAACCAGACCCCTGGCAAGGCAACTCCCAGCAACGAAACCGAGGCATAA
- a CDS encoding DUF6458 family protein: MRIGSSIALIAVGAILAFALAPGLIPFLDQVLVGYILMVVGVIGLIISIAMSGRTRRTVVERRTAPETVVERRPEV; the protein is encoded by the coding sequence ATGAGAATCGGTTCTTCCATTGCCCTGATTGCCGTTGGAGCTATTCTGGCCTTCGCGCTCGCACCCGGACTTATCCCCTTCCTCGACCAAGTCCTGGTGGGCTACATCCTGATGGTGGTCGGCGTCATCGGACTCATCATTTCCATCGCCATGTCCGGCCGGACGCGCCGGACCGTCGTTGAACGTCGAACCGCTCCCGAAACGGTTGTCGAGCGGCGCCCGGAGGTCTAG
- a CDS encoding TetR/AcrR family transcriptional regulator: MVSSPAAQRVRKLPDERRAEILAEAASIALSDGLERITLRAVADRLGVRPGLISHYYPAAEDLVIAAFVRAVSEEREELFPDDGTPLERMAHLVSRSEGHETLELTRLWLNARHLCRFTPALTEALLGQEQLDRNRLATLIEDGVASGDFTVADPFAACIRIWVAIDGVGSYVNNAEPFDYDAFKRFITDIAEWSLGVPAGVLRAAVDRLQAA; encoded by the coding sequence ATGGTGTCAAGCCCCGCAGCCCAACGAGTCCGGAAGTTACCCGACGAGCGACGAGCCGAAATCCTCGCCGAAGCCGCTTCCATTGCCTTGAGTGATGGGCTTGAGCGGATTACCCTCCGCGCCGTCGCCGACCGCTTGGGTGTGCGGCCTGGCCTGATCAGCCACTACTATCCGGCCGCTGAAGACTTGGTGATCGCCGCGTTTGTGCGAGCCGTTTCGGAGGAACGGGAAGAACTGTTTCCCGACGACGGAACTCCACTCGAGCGCATGGCCCACCTGGTCTCGCGCAGCGAAGGTCATGAAACCTTGGAACTCACCCGGCTATGGCTCAACGCGCGGCACCTCTGCCGATTTACTCCCGCGCTCACCGAGGCGCTGCTGGGGCAGGAGCAACTGGATCGCAACCGGCTGGCCACCCTCATTGAAGATGGCGTCGCGTCCGGCGACTTCACAGTGGCGGACCCCTTTGCGGCGTGCATCCGTATTTGGGTGGCCATCGACGGCGTGGGCTCCTACGTCAACAACGCTGAGCCCTTCGATTATGACGCCTTCAAGCGGTTCATCACCGACATAGCTGAATGGTCGCTGGGCGTTCCGGCGGGCGTGCTGCGCGCGGCGGTGGACAGGCTTCAAGCCGCCTGA